A window of the Polaribacter batillariae genome harbors these coding sequences:
- a CDS encoding TlpA family protein disulfide reductase: MRLKLIIILTVLFSNFCLTNLVAQTQTKDSTKISKKEFLKGLTKASEKDLSDKEIMLDGETIPVYSVKGKRIRGNEMMQVMISGNYVPDFYIDSNKEIKAAVLRIATKEEKLMIKEMETQINSEISAIGTDASNFSVTDINGNEYSLESLKGKIVVLNFWFVECKPCIEEMPELNRIVKKYKNKDIVFLAFATNEKTKIDKFLKRRDFLYNIIPDSEKIADKYNVSNYPTHIVLDTNSKIAYLTSGLGSTTIRDLENTIKSLIKK, from the coding sequence ATGAGACTTAAACTAATAATTATTTTAACAGTTCTATTTAGCAATTTTTGTTTAACAAATCTAGTGGCGCAAACGCAAACTAAAGACTCTACTAAAATTAGTAAAAAAGAGTTTTTAAAAGGGTTAACCAAGGCCAGTGAAAAGGATTTATCTGACAAAGAAATTATGCTTGATGGAGAGACTATTCCTGTTTACAGCGTAAAAGGAAAAAGAATAAGAGGCAATGAAATGATGCAAGTTATGATTTCTGGAAACTACGTTCCTGATTTTTATATAGACAGTAATAAAGAAATTAAAGCGGCCGTTTTAAGAATTGCAACGAAAGAAGAGAAATTGATGATAAAAGAAATGGAAACTCAAATAAATAGCGAGATTTCGGCCATTGGAACAGATGCTTCTAATTTTTCTGTTACCGACATTAATGGAAATGAATACTCTTTAGAGAGCCTAAAAGGTAAAATTGTTGTTCTTAATTTTTGGTTTGTGGAATGCAAACCTTGTATTGAGGAAATGCCCGAGTTAAATAGAATCGTAAAAAAATATAAAAATAAAGACATCGTTTTTTTAGCATTTGCTACAAATGAGAAAACTAAAATCGACAAATTTTTAAAGAGAAGAGACTTTTTATATAACATAATTCCGGATAGCGAAAAGATTGCCGATAAATATAACGTATCGAATTATCCAACCCATATTGTCTTAGATACAAATTCGAAAATTGCTTATTTAACTAGTGGTTTAGGCTCAACAACAATAAGAGATTTAGAAAACACAATTAAAAGTTTAATTAAAAAATAA